The sequence CCGTTCTCCGAGACTACAGCCAATGAAACTCGCACGTTTAATGAGATGGTGCAGGTATGTGGGGTTCTGTCCTGTGTGCGTCTTCTGGTATTGCATTCATCTGGTTTTTTCACCTTAGCCAAGGGCTTTATATGTTGTCATTGAGCGCCAGTGTTCTACCATATTGATTCTCCCATTCACTAGATTAATGCTAACATAATCTGTCTCGTACCCTCTGTAAATCCTGCTAATTCTGGCACATGTGAGGGCAGATTCACAGCTGTCCATGTATCTAGTTTATATTTGATGCTTTtacaaatcattattttttttatttttttttacagaaaatcgGACCGGGTCTTTTTGTTGTCCCCCTGATGGCATTATTGGAAAGTGTCGCAATCGCAAGAGCGTTTGGTAAGAACCGGGGAGAATCTGCAGTTTTTGTGTTAACTAGGGCTGCTTAGAAGTCAGTGGGATAATTCCATGCCAGAAATGTTGGGGTCACTTTTGGGACCAAAATGCAATTCTGGGGAATATAATATCGTGACCATACATCAGGTGCTGAGAGCAAGGAGGAGCAATCTGTGCCATATGTATATAAGGCGTCATCCAGTTATACAGCGTACCCACCATGGCCTATGTTATCCCCACAGGTATGAACAACAGAATATACTTTTGCGTTGTCTGCTGGAAATTTTGGGTTATTCCAATACTGTTTAGGTTGTAGAGAAGACAGAGCGACCAGAATCCGGGGAGTATGTTggtgctttaaaataaaaataaaatataccccAATCTAGAGTATCAGCATACCAGCAGCCTCGCTTTTCTTTATAACCTTTGTTTCTTTTAATTTGAGCTTTTAAAATCCTTTAAGTAGTGTATGAACCTAATTTTTCAATGTGCCTTTTGTCCACCTTTGAAAACAAATAGCAATTCCCATATAGCCACCAGAGGCCGCCTGGAGAGCTTATAGCTTTGGACACCCAGTTGACTGAACGCATACAACCCATCAGTCGTGTGTGCGTGTTACTGCGCATGTATAGATCATTTATTGCCAGTAGATCGATATGAGTCCAAACGATTGATTTGTTTAGAAGAAGTAAAGTATTTACAGTCATTGATCAACATGTGAATCTCCTGACAGTGGTTGTGGTCCTGAAGCCAGAATGCTATAGGTTCTGTGCATGTACATATTAATGAAACCGTGTCCTGGTGTTTATTGGGTTAATATGAATTATGCAGCATACTCTGTGTATTTATTGGTTTCACAAAACATTTTCTGGaccattttttacaaaaaatcacCCATCTAATTTACTAAACCGTGAATTAAAATAAACTGGAAACGAATTGTGAGAAGTAGACTATTGTAGTTttacattttccagtttggttttcaattcactgtttagaatttacaataaaaatgAGTCCTgtcctttctcctttttacatTGATTATAGAGTGAAGAAGTCACAAACTAATGAAATGTTCCCACTGCGTTATTTTTACTACTTTATCCCGGAATTAATTCTTTAGAAAACTGTAAGTTGAAGATTAATTAACGACCCAATCTTTCAGTGATAAAACTGATCTAAAGAATGCAGTTTATATGTAAAAGTGAAATTTCTTTATATTGTGATTCTTTAAAGACGTATCGTAATATaaaattgtctttatttttgcagCGTCTCAGAACAATTACAGAGTGAACACAAACCAGGAGCTACTCGCTATCGGTAATATCAAATGCTGCTTGGGGAAGGGAAAATGTTAAAAATAGCTGTTGGATTAGAACAATTAGATCAATCTCACTTGTAAGCGCCCTTAAAGTGGTGTCCTAGATTCTGTCCCAATAGCTTTTTATGGGGATTCATTTCACTGGGATCCTCTAGGTGCAAAGTCCAGAGTAGGCTCCCTGATATCAAAGCTCTGAATAACTAATTGCGTTCTGATTTTCCTGCAGGCCTCACCAACTTCTTGGGCTCTTTCTTGTCCTCGTATCCAATTACCGGAAGCTTTGGGAGGTGAGTAATCCTGGACCATCAACAAATCTCACCCAATGTCGAGCGTGCAAGCAGTGACTGAATGTTTTGTGTCTAGGACGGCCCTTAACTCCCAGACTGGAGTGTGTACCCCAGCGGGAGGACTGATTACAGGTGAGATTAGTGAGTCGTTCATATTATAAAGGGGAATGTAACAACAAATGACACACTATTACAGATTTTGATTTTGACAGCAGAAACATTCAGTTTCCTTGATTACTGCTTCtcaaattctttttattttttctttctcatcAGTAATTCTATTATTGATGGAATCTCACGTCTCTTTTCAGGCCTGGTGGTTTTACTCTCTCTTGGATACCTCACGCCTCTCTTCTTCTACATCCCCAAGGCTGCTCTCGCTGCAGTCATTATCTGCGCGGTGGCGCCCATGTTTGATCTGCGAATCTGCAAAACCTTGTGGAACGTAAAAAGTAACTAGAAACTTTCTGTAGGGATGGAATGGGGTGGGGAAAAAACTGTCATCTACAGGCAATGCTTCATTGATTTAATGGGTTTAAACATATTGAAATAACAGGTGGCCCAAGCTTGGAGTCCAGAGGGAATCTAAATATTCTCGTAGTCTGGTACTTTGTACAAGGATTTTTAAAGGGAATAGAAAGGGTAATGTAAATATTCTCGTAGTCTGGTACTTTGTATAAGGCTTTGCTGTGTGGTGATTATTTATGTTCTTTTAGGGCTAGACTTGGTGCCTTTCCTTCTAACATTCCTTGTTTCGTTCTGGGAGATCCAGTATGGGATTCTTGCTGGGATCCTGGTCTCCATCGTCATTCTATGTTATCCAGTTGCACGGCCACAAATCAAGGTGAGCACTTGGTGATATCTGATCAGGGTGCGCTAATCCGCTCTATATGCTTTGACCTTGCACTGGGGAGGAACCTGATCATTTCTCTATTCCTTTGACATGTCTTCCTTCTAGGTCTTTGAGTCAGAGAGTCTCGTTCTGCAGCCGACAAGCGGCCTGTATTTCCCAGCCATGGAGTTTGTCCGAGACACGGTACATGAGAAAGCACTAGCAGGTGAGAAGGTGGTAACTGATCATATTGTAATTCCGTGGGAAGGTTTCAAGGGATCTCACTTCTAGTTGCTAAACTTCTacatatttaattaaaacattgtAAATACAACCATTTCACAGGTGCTGGTTGTTACATGAGGGAGGTTTCCAAATGTCTCCAGAGAGAGATGATGTTATGATCTAATTTCTAGAGATTTAAATGTAGAATGATCAGGACTTTCCATATGAACATCTAGGACTCTGTGTGGAATATCCCATAATGGTCTACAGCGGTGCCTGCATTGACTACGAAGTGTATGAgccctctcagccaatcactgctttTAGGAGAGACCCTGTGTGTTCCATCAGATGGAGTCTCTTTATTTATAGATAGTTACAGTATCCTGGAGATTCTATGCATAATGCTTGATACAACCTTGCCAGTTGTCTCAGTGTTGATCTGCATGGCTGATCTTCTCCTCTTTGGGagcaatgagaaaataaataaggaCGCAGTGTTTGATACAGGATAGATCAGGACTAAAAAAAGTGATGttagtttgtttttctttcctttttttctgttgtACTTGCTTTTCATTGTGTCCTGGTGCTTCCAAATGTGGATACAGATTTTGTGGTTTAGCATAATACTTCAATAAAAAGGTACCCCCTAATAATCAATGCACTGGACCCGTATCCACAGAGTAATGGTACTCCAGTTACATTTGGGTTTTGGCGTCTTTGAGTTAATTTTACAATTTAAATCCCTATCTCAGTCGGTTGCTGATGGCTGCTGTCTCCTTCTCTCAGTGTCACCCCAACGCTCGGTAACACTCGATTTATCTCAAGTCACTATGGTGGATTATACGATTGTGGTGGGACTTCGAGACCTGCTGCACGAATTCAAGTCTCAGGGACTCTGCTTGACCATCCGAGGATTGCAGGTACGCGATAAGATTTTATTAGGGAGATTTATCGATGGAGAGATTATGAAAATGTGTGAGTGCTGTTGATGTTTAATCCAACCTATTGTCAGTTTCCAGACATTCATAAATATCGTATATGTATATAACCTCGATTTTTACCGGGCTGAAGCCAATGAGGAGAGAGTCGAGACACAATAAATCAGATCTTGTATGATGTGAAAAGGCTTTTTATTGTAACTCTGTATATATTCAGTGACATAAGACCGATTTAGGCTTTCAGGATCTTTATCAGTTTAAAGAGAAGAAAGATGAGGATTTACTCATGCATGTGTGTTAAATGTGAAAAGTTTGAATGTAAAAAAGTTTACAagtgataataaataaataaatacaggtcTAATTGTTACACATCACTATCCGTAGTATTGTACTGGGTTGGGGGGGACATAGAAGgcaaaactggaaaccttttaaaTACAAAGTACAGACTGCAGGCAGGAATTTATGCCAGGAGGTAGAATAATCCGATTTTGTGCACTGGCTGTCCACTGAAGGAAATCTGAAATGGTACCCCCTCTCCTTGAGTAACCATGGACTTGCAGTAAGTCAGAGCTAATAAGCCAAAGGTATGTTCCATGGTATTAATGACCTGATGGTTGTGATGGCCCCTATGGGAATGTAAGCCAATAGAGACCGATTTTTATCTTAAACCGCATCTAAACACAAGCCCTGCTTATCACACCTCTcatcttgtttttgttttctaagcCACCACTTCTTCAGAAACTAATGGCAGCTGATTTAAAAGCTTTTCATCATCTCCAGGGCAAAACAGGTAACTTCGACTTAGATACAGTATGAATGTATTGTTCTGTTTTTAAACCATCAATCGAGGGTAATTTGTGTAGGAAGTCACCCTATTAGAACGCGTGGTGTTCTGTTACAGTGTTGCCATATTTTTGTCATTGTTCAGTAATGTTAAGTTGGGCGGAATTCATCTCAAAAGTAAATTCACAACAGAACCCCTCAACCCAAACAGTTGAGCTGGATGTTCACTTTTTAAAGAGCAGAAGTATTGGAAGAAAAATACATTATTCCGACAATGCTCAGAACATTCAGTACACGGAATAGTAGCATGCGTGTGTTTGTCACGGGTTAGATATTTGGTGTTAATTTGCCCCAATTGCCCCTTTTATGGTCACATGTTGGAGCCATGTTACTGGCACGGTGTGTGCTTGTGGAGGGTTTTAGTGAAGCGTTCTGCACTTGCAGGGTGTTCTAAATCCCGTCTGGAAAATTGTGCAGATACTCTGCATGCATGCCGTCAAAATCAAAGCCCCACCTCTGGTATCCGCAAGTGCGTTCCCATTCTGATACTAAATGATACAGTAGAATTGCAGTGTTCTCAAGATGAGTTTTAGATCAGTAACGCCTAACTCCCAACTAGATAAGCCCTTAGACATATTGTGTTCATGGTGAAAAAGTTGTGAGCTTTCTATATACCGGTACATTGGAGTGCGTTTTTTTCcagataatttaaaaatattacattgtctTTTTCCAATGTCTTAGCATGCACTTGTGAACTTATTGTATAAAAAGGTAACACTCTACTAATTCTATATATTGATTTCATGAAATATGTTTGTTATAGAAGACCGGTTAAAAGATGAAGACAGCACTGAGCCATTACTTCAAGGTGTTATCGGACCCTCAAAATAGGtttccccaccaccttcagctgGAGAGAGTGAAGAGCTCATGGTAAATAGCATTCATTAGGACATAATAAGCTAAACTGACATTACTCGAATCTGGGAGTGAAGATGTGCATTCTCCATGTTGATTTAGCAGGTGGATCATAGAAAAGGGATAAATGAATGAAAGAAAACAAACGTTTCATAAACCAACTCTTATTCTGACCAGACATATTGATAAGACATCAGAACTCGCAAGAAAATGTACATTTAGGTTTGATTGACCGGCACGGAAATTCTGAATCTGGTTTCGTTTCTTTTCGAAGTATGTGTTTCATAGTTCTAATGCCGTCTGCATtctttttccaggtttttttggCATAGGAGAAGTATTGGAGATTCTTAAAGAATAAATGGGACTGGTCTGATAGTATGAAACCCAAAATCGACTCCCAGCAGTGGCTCCGCTACGGGGAGCACCAGGATTGTGTGAGGAGTCAGACGTTTGGCTGATTGACAAGAGTCTTAAAATAAGACAATGCAATAACTGTGTGTATTGGATCACAAAGCTACGACCAAGCCGGTAAATGATGGACAAAGATGAGCAAACGTCTAACCATGTTCAAATCAATTTCTTCTTTACACAAGTGGCATTCAGGTGAATTGTAAAACATATAATTAACGGGAGAACAACCCAAGTATTGATCAAAAAGAATCACTGACTGCATCTCCGTGTGACAAATGTTTCCATGAAAGGATTTTATACCAGGTTAAAAGAAGAGTCACTTTGATAAAGT comes from Pelobates fuscus isolate aPelFus1 chromosome 5, aPelFus1.pri, whole genome shotgun sequence and encodes:
- the SLC26A11 gene encoding sodium-independent sulfate anion transporter, producing the protein MEWSNIQEGRRRSLGICSRCCSYETLKKKLPILGWLPRYTLQWLQVDVIAGLSVGLTVVPQALAYADVAGLPVQYGLYSSFVGCFVYCVLGTSKDVTLGPTAIISLLVSLYTYEDVSLAILLSFLSGCIQLAMGLLNFGFLLDFISYPVIKAFTSAAAVTIAFSQVKNLLGLKDIPRQFVLQVYETFCKLPSTRLGDALLGLSCIVILVLLKWMKDTSPRMHRNIPRFYRLCNLIVWFITTARNAVIVIAAGLVAYSFQVLGSQPFILTGKTAEGLPHFQLPPFSETTANETRTFNEMVQKIGPGLFVVPLMALLESVAIARAFASQNNYRVNTNQELLAIGLTNFLGSFLSSYPITGSFGRTALNSQTGVCTPAGGLITGLVVLLSLGYLTPLFFYIPKAALAAVIICAVAPMFDLRICKTLWNVKRLDLVPFLLTFLVSFWEIQYGILAGILVSIVILCYPVARPQIKVFESESLVLQPTSGLYFPAMEFVRDTVHEKALAVSPQRSVTLDLSQVTMVDYTIVVGLRDLLHEFKSQGLCLTIRGLQPPLLQKLMAADLKAFHHLQGKTEDRLKDEDSTEPLLQGVIGPSK